The genomic window GCTGGCCCAGATCAACCGTGACAGCGGCCTGGGCATCCTCGTCGTCGAGCAAAACGCCCGCCTTGCGCTCGACCTGGCGCACACAGCCTACGTGCTGGAAGCAGGGAGCGTTGCCATCAGCGGAAACGCACAGGCCCTGCGCGACGACCCGCGCGTGAAGAAGGCCTACCTCGGCATCTGAGAAGAAGAAGGAGACACAGACACATGACGGAATTTGTCCAACAGGTGGTCGCGGGTTTTGTGAACGGGTGCATCTACGCCATGCTGGCGCTGGCCCTGGTCATGATCTATCGCGCGACCCATCACGTGAATTTTGCGCAAGGCGAGATGGCGATGTTCTCCACCTACATCGCCTGGTCGCTGCTCGAGGCCGGCGTGCCGTACTGGGCCGCAGGCATTGCAGCCATCGCTTTCGGTTTCGTCGCCGGCGCCCTGATCGAACGCGTCGCCTTGCGGCCGCTGCATAACGCGCCGTTGCTGTCGATCGTGACGGTCTTCGTGGCACTGATGATCATCATCCAGAGCGCGGCCGGGCTGCTGTTTGGCCACGAAAGCCATAGCTTCGCGAGCCCGTTCGAGGCCTGGAGCCCGCTGGGCCAGGGCATGTTGTCGGGCCACGCGCTCGGTACCGTCGCGGTCACGCTTGCCGTGCTGCTGGCGATGAGTGCCTTCTTCCGTTTCACACGTCTCGGCCTGGCAATGCGCGCAGCGGCCCTGAATCCGCTTTCGAGCGCGCTGTCCGGGGTCAGCGTGAGCCGGCTGCTGATGATCGGCTGGGGCGTCGCAGGCGCGATCGGGGCGGTCGCGGGCCTGCTGGCCACTCCGGTGGTTTTCCTCGGCCCGCACATGATGGCCGGCATCATGATCTATGGCTTCGCCGCCGCAGTCGTGGGCGGTGTCGACAGCCCGCCCGGCGCCATCCTGGGAGGCCTCGTGCTGGGGATTGGCGAGAACCTGCTGGGTGCCTACGTGACCGGCAATGAGCTCAAGCTCACGATCGCGCTGGTTTTGATGTTTGCCATCCTTGTGGTGCGGCCCCAAGGCCTGCTCGGCGGAAAGGCGGTTCAGCGTGTCTGAGTCCACCCACATCTCTTCCACGCCGAGCGTGCGACCCCTGCGCCTACTTGTCGCGCCGGCAACGGCGTGGCTGGCCGTGCTCGCCATTGCCTGCGTGGCAGTCGCGTCGCTGCTCCCGAGCTATTGGGCCTTCAAGCTGTCGAGCGTGCTGATCCTGGCGCTGGCCGTGCGAGGCTTGCAACTGCTGATCGGCTCCAGCGGGCAAATCTCGCTGGGCCACGGCGCCTTCTTTGCCGTCGGCGCTTACACCGCGGGCATCTTGCTCTCCCATCAGTGGCTGCCTTTCTATGTCATCGTGCCCGCAGCCATGGCAGTCTGCGGACTCTTCGGCTTCCTCTTCGGTCTGCCAGCGACCCGATTGGCGGGACCCTATCTCGCTTTGGCCACCTTCACACTCGCTGTCGCGCTGCCGCAGCTTCTGAAGCATCCGCTGCTGGAGCCCTGGACTGGCGGCGTCAGTGGGCTGAGCCTGGACCCGCCGGCTGCACCTTTCGGCATCGAGTTCCTGCAACCCGATGCGTGGAACCTGCTCCTGACGGCTGCCTGGACCGCACTGATCTACGGCGTGCTGCGGCGACTGCTCAACGGCCCGGCGGGTCTTGCCTGGATCACCTTGCGCGACCATCCGACAGCCGCCCTGGCCGTCGGCGTCGACGTCCGCAAGTGGCGAGCGACCGCGTTCGCGGTCAGTGCTGCCACCGTCGGTGCGGCCGGCGCACTCAACACGGGCCTGACCCACTTCGTCTCTCCGGACAGCTTCCCGATCTTCCTCTCGCTGAGCCTGCTGGTCGGCGTGGCGCTTGCTGGTCCGAGCTCGAGCGTGGGTACCTTTGTGGCCGCGGTCTTTCTCTCCTTCGTGCCCGACGTCGCCGAAAAGCTGTCGCAAGAGCTCACGGGCGTTCTCTACGGCGCCGTGATGCTCGGGGCCGTGTTCGTGCTGCCGCTGCTGTCCAAGTGGCGCGGACGCATGGCTGTGTCCGATCGCGCTGCGGCACCGCCCCTGAATCCCATCGATATCAAGGAGAAATGAAGCATGCTGAATCGCAACAGGCCGCTTGAGGGCCAGGTGGCCGTGGTGACGGGCGCAACGCGAGGCGTCGGCAAGGGCGTCGCGCTGGCACTCGGTGAAGCCGGGGCGCTGGTCTATGCGACCGGGCGCACGCTCGAGGCCGGCGCGTCAAATTGGCCGGGGTCCCTTCAGGAAACCGCCGATGAAATCGCCCAGCGCGGCGGCCTATGCATCCCGATCGTCTGCGACCATGGCGACGACGCCAGTGTGAAGCGCGTGTTCGAGCGTGTGCACGATGAACAAGACGCAGCGATCGACATCCTGGTGAACAACGTGTTTGCGGCCCCGTCCCACATGCCGGTCAACGTGCCCTTCTGGGAGCTCGAAGACGGTCTTTGGGAAAACCTGCTGCGCGTGGGGCTGCGCTCGCACTACATTGCCAGCCGCTGCGCGGCGCCGAAGATGGTTGCCCGCCGCAAAGGACTGATCGTCAATACCTCCTCGGGCGGCGCTGTGCGCTACACCTTCAACGTGCCCTTCGGAGTGCAGAAGGCCGGCGTCGACAAAATGGCCAAGGACATGGCTCACGACCTCAAGCCCTTCAACGTGGCCGCGGTCGTGATTTGGCCGGGTTTTATCAAGAGCGAGAAGTTCCTCGTTCAGCCGGACCGGGTCCCTGCACCACTGGCCAAGCGGATCATGGAAAGCGGGGAGTCCTCCGAGTTCGCGGGGCGGGCTGTGGTGGGCTTGGCGGCCGATCCAGCGATCATGGAAAAGAGCGGTCGACTGCATCTGGTTGCAGAACTGGCGCAAGAGTACGGGTTCACGGACATCGATGGCAGGATGCCCGCGGCGCCTTCGCGGGTCTGATTGCCGGGGGGCGAGAGAAGGCATGCCCGGCTCGGGTGAGCCAAGCCACAGAAAGCCTTCGAGAGCCAGTCAGGCTAGGTTTTCGGAGCGGGTTTCGCTGTCTGTCGGCTGAGCAGAGGACCGCGCTGCGCTGAAGGGGGACGGCGGCGGAAATCGGCACGAGTCTCGCTCATCCGAAAGGTTTAAGAGGGTGGGTTCCATCGGACCGACGATCAGGCGGTTATTGGGGAGCGTGCGCGGTGAGCAGCTAAGCCACGCTGGCGTCGGAACTTTGGTGTGATGCTGTGGCCCGCCTCATGCGGCTTTCAGCTTGCGAATGCCTGGAACCTACGGGCCGATCCCAGCCGTGCTACGGCCCTCTCACTATCCACCCCGAAATGCCGACCGCTGGCAACCTGGTGGGCGGATAGATCGTGAGGAGAAGCTATGGTCCGCCGGCCGGTCCTTTGGCAGGATCATGTCTAGACCAACCACGGAGAAAACACTTTGCGTCTCATCCTGGCCATCCTTCTTCCCTTCGTCGCCTTCTTCACGATCGGCCGCCCGATCGCAGGCATCATCTGTTTGATCTTGCAGGTTACCCTCATCGGCTGGCTTCCGGCTGCGATCTGGGCCGTGTATGCGCTCAGCCAGTACAAGACGGACCGCAAGATCGAAAGGGCGCTGAGCGCTCGCAGGAACACCTGAGCGTCGCATGTGAGCGAGCATACGGATCGATCGCTAGAAAGACGCTCTCCGCGACGCCAGATCCCTCGATCAGCAGAGCCCAAGCATCACCAGGACTTCCAGGCGAACCGGAAACGCGACATGCTTTACCACCTATCGAGCGAAGCTAAGCCCCGCACGCAGTAACACTCCAAACCGGGGCAGTTCGGCATGCCGAACTGCTAAGGCAGAAAACACTCGTGGTCCGTGCGGGATTTTCACATTTTCGGGTAATGCTCGGCAGTCAGGCGGCCGTCAAGACTGGCGGAAAAACATGAGGCCATGCGACGATGAACAGAGCTTTGACGCGGCCTTTTCACTGGCATCATGCCGAGCCCCAGCGACTGCATCCAACGGGCTGAACTGCACGGATCCATGACGATTGCGTTTAGTTTCATCCATAGTCGGCCTTCCTTCAGGTGAGCGCCTTGGCTCACATGCCCGCACATTCGCCCAACAAATTAACATTCTGTACGTTGGCACCGTCTCGACGGAAGCGAACTGCCGCCACGGCTTATAAGTTCAGCGCGATGCGGCGGGTGTGCCCGAGTTCAGTCGCGCCGCGCCAGCACCACTGACAGGTACGAGACCGGTTGGTGCTGGAACGCCTCGATCCCGTGCTGCACGTTGGCATCGAACAAGAGCGAGTCTCCAGCCCTTACCGAAACCGTCTTGCTGCCATAGCGATATGTGACCTCGCCAGAGAGGAAGTACAGAAATTTCACACCGTGGTGCTGGGAAGTCACGAAAGGCTCGGCACTAGGCAATAGTGTGACCAGATGCGGCTCCACTAGGATGTGGCCCGAGAGTAGGTGACCCAGCAGTTCATGGCGATAGTCCAACGCCGCGCCGCTTCGGTCGACCACTAGCCCACACCCAGCGGGCACATGGCAAAAATCAGCCCGAATCTCTCTCTCTGCGAAAAGACGAGACACCGGCACGCGTAGGCTTTCGGCAAGACGATCCAAGGTGTCTACTGACGGGGACACCAAGCCTCGCTCGATGCGCGAGATCATCGAGGCAGAAATTCCTGAGGCCTGCGCCAACGCTCCGCCGGATACGTCAGTCGCCACGCGAAGCGCTCTTACTTGCGCTCCTATGCGCGTTGCTGACAGGCTACGTGCTTCATGTGCTGGTCGGCATCCTTGCGCCGGCAAAGCAGTGTCGGGAACTTGTACTGGCTCCGCAGTTGGCAAGGGTGATGCTCGAGTCGGGCTCACAGCAGTTCTTCTATGCAGTGTATATGCCGTCGATTCTAGTACTTCAAAGAAGGAAGGTCACCGGGTATGCCAATACCCGTCAAGAGATCGAACGTGCAGACGCTCGCGCACAGAGAGCCCATTTCAATTGCACTGGGGAAGCGGCTCAAAGAACTTCGAATAGAGGCTGATAGATCCCAAGCCGAGCTCGCTTTCGACTGTGAACTCGATCGCACTTACATATCTCTAATGGAGCGAGGATTAGCCAATCCATCGCTGTGGACTCTTGGCACGGTGGCATTTGCGTTGAAAACGACAGTTTCGGATTTGCTTTTAGGCAACACGCACGTCGTTCAGCCATCGATGGGTGAGCACAGCAGAAAGCGTCGAGTTAATCAGGCGTCGCACGAGCCCAAACCTGCCACTGGCAATAGGCGTTCGCAGCTGCGTTGACGATTTCTACACCGGACAGGTTGTTGAGTTGGGCTGCGATCAAGGACTTGGACTGGCTTATGCCGCAAGTCAAAGGCTCACCCGGTTTCGATCGGGCTAAGGGAGCCAAGGGTAGCTTGATCCGCTTCTCGTTGTACCAGCGGATGTACGCGTCGAGCGCCTCGACGAACTGCTCGATGGTGGCGCTCCTCCAGTCTCGAGGATAGAACAGTTCGTTCTTCAGCCGACCGAAGAAGCCTTCGCAGGCTGCGTTGTCGGGCGAGCATGCCTTGCGAGACATCGAGCGAATGAAGTTTGCGTCGCTCATTCTTGATAGCCAACCTGGCCAGCGGTAGTGGCCGCCACGATCGGAGTGAACCACGGGCCGATCAGCCGTGTCGGCCACTGTCTCGATGGCTGCGCCCAGCATCGTGTTGACCAACTCCGCGTCCGGACTGGTCCCAAGTAAGCGGCCAGCCGTCCCGTCTTGATTCCGTCGGTCACGCAAGGCTCCACTACTCCACTTAACTTCTGGGGGTCAGTTCACTTCTTGGTGGAGAAATGGACACTTCAGTTGCTCTTAGCGAGGGGCGTCGGAGGCGACGCAAGCACAGCGCCGAATTCAAGGCGCACGTCGTGGCGGCGTGCAGCAAGCCGGGTGTGTCGTTGGCGTCGGTGGCGATGGCCAACGGCGTCAATGCGAACCTCGTGCGTCGTTGGACCAAGGACGCCGATTCCGAGCGGGAGGATTTCGAAGGAGTCGTCGTTGCGAAGCGCGTCAAGGAAACGACGACCAAGTTCGTGCCGCTGCCACTACCGTCGCCTGCGCCGTTGAGCGATATCCGAGTAGAGCTGCAGCGAGGCGCGATCAAGATTGTTGTGACCTGGCCTGCGACTGCGGCGGCGCAATGCGCGGCATGGATGCGAGAGCTGTTGCAATGATTCGCATCGACGCGATGTGGCTGGCGGTCGAGCCGATCGATATGCGATCCGGCGCGGAGCGACTGTTGACGAGAGTCGTGCAAGTCTTCGGCGCCGCGCAGGCTCACCATGGCTATGTGTTCGCCAATGCTCGTGCCACTCTCATCAAGCTGCTCGTTCACGATGGCTTCGGGCTGTGGTGCGCCGCGCGGCGTCTCAACGAGGGCCGCTTCGCGTGGCCGGTACCTGGCTCGAACGCGCTACCCGCGCTGACGCAATCGCAGTTCGACGCGCTCGTCGTGGGCCTGCCGTGGCAGCGGCTGCAGCAGATGCAGCTCATCACGCGCACGTAGCCGAGAAGACCTCGCCTCGCACTGGCGCGATCAATTGGCGCATGCCCGATGACGAGTGAGCGCGTCGTCTCGCACAATGGGTGACATGCTCGATGCCCAAGCTCTGAAGCCCGGTGATCTTGATCGCCTCGCTCCCGAAGAGAAGGATGCGCTGCTGCTGCAGATGCTCAGCCACATTGGGCAGCAGTCCAAGGCCCTGCAGATCCACCAAGAGCAGATCGAGCAGCGCGACCAGGCGCTGAAGTTCAAGGACGCGAGGATCGAAAAGATCACGTTCGAGCTACAGCGCCTGAAGCGTTGGCAGTTCAGCGCGCACAGCGAGCGCATGACGACCGAACAGCGTCAGCTGTTCGAGGAGACCGTGGTCGTGGACCGGGAGAGCTTGCAAGCCGAGCTGGATGCCTTGCTGGGCAAACATCGGTCCTGGTGGTTTGCGTCTTCACGGTCTTCACTCCTTTAGGGCTTGGGGTTGATGCAGCGAAATGCGCATCACCCCTGCCCGTTGGCGAAACCGGGGACGCAAACGGAGAGGCAGGCTGGCCGGAGCGGGATCACCCACCCCGAAGGGGCGGCGAAGCCGTGTTGAAGCTCTGCGAAACATGGGGACACCGGCCAGGCTGGGCGCAGCCTTCACCGCGAAGAGCGCGAGGGGAAGGCCCCTTAGCCAATCGACACAAGGAATCGTCCGGGCCCTGCCCGGCACTTCAGGTTTTCAGCGTGGGGCCGCGCGGCTGACGCTGCTGTTCGCCGCCTTCGCGATAGGGATCGCTACCTTCTGGCCGGGACCATCAGGCCCGGTGCGCTCGCGCATAGAGCCCGGCCGGGCATAGCCCGGATCGCCCAGAACCCGAAATTTGCAGTACGCTATATGTGGCCTAAAAGGACAGCGGAACCCCTAGATGTAGTGTTCTAAAAGGCGTCGGCGTGATGCCAGACCCAAAAGGACCAGACCATGTTTGACCGGATCTACCAATACTTCCTGCGCGAGCCCCGCCGCCTTATCGGCCTCGGCAAGAACCTTGTTCTCACGAGCGCGTTCATCCTCCTGATCGGCGCGATCGGCAATGTGGCGACCGGCGTAGGCTCCATCACGCAAGGTATGGGAAAGCAAGTGGTCGCAACGCGCGCTCTAGCTGAGCTCTATCCGTCCATCCCGACCTGGTGGGTGCCGGAATCCATCGTTGGTTGCCTGCCTGCGATCGTGTTGATGGTCTTTGGCCTCAGCATCGCTTCGCTCGGCAAGCGCCTGAAGAACGCGCACTTCTAGGACGGCGATGGCCGAGAAGGTCGATCTCGGCGACCCGGAAGACTGGCCCGGCCTGCTGCCCGGCTTTGAGAATGTCTGTAACGCGGAGGAGCGCGCGCTGGCCGGGCTGGAGCCTGCATGGGGCAAGGCCGCAACATTCTTCCGCACAGCGTTTCGTTTCGGGCATCCGCGCGGCTCCATGCGCTTCATGTCCCTGGAGGAAGTCCACCGCCATCTCGGCGTCTTCCGCACCCGCTACGAAGCGGGCGATACGCTCTCCCTGCTGCAGGCCATCGGTCTGTGCGCCGACGAGAACCTGCCGCTGCCCGAATGGCTTGCGCTCGCCTTTCGCAGCCGGATGGACGCGTTTCTGCATCCGGGGCAGCATCATTCCCTTGATGAGGTGTTTTCGAGCGCCACTGTCCCGACAGGCTCGCCGAAGAAGGCAGCCGCCGTGCGGCAGGACTGGCAGCTCGCCGGACAGCTCTGCCACGAGGCCTGGGACCTCGCGCAGCGGGACGAGACCATCCTCTCGTTCGACAGCGCCGTCGAGCGCCTGCTCGCTAGCGGGAAGTACGGCGTCGGCAAGACCAAGGCGAAGACGCTGATCAAGATGATCGAGACGAGCCAATCGCAGTTTCTCGGCAAGGAGCTGTCGCTGTCGCGGTTTCTGGAGAAACGGCGAAAACTGATGACGTAAGGAATCGCGGTCCTTATCGTGGCGGCGTTGCGTCAATGACGCTCGCTGTACCCGAAAGGACCGCAGTGCCTCGTACCCCCAAGCTCACCGATATCGCGACCCTCGTGCGGGTCCTGGAGCAGAACCCGTTCGGGTCGCTGATCCTCCTGCTGCTTCTGCTCGGCGTCGCGCTGATCGTGTGGGCCGCGCGATAGTGCGATCACGCGGATCACATCATCGCCCGGTAAGCTATCGGGCGTCCGGCCCATTCAGCCGCCTGGAAGGAGATGCAATTTGGACCCGCTTACCCTGGCCGGTACGTTCGCCACGATTGTCGGCCTGTTATCCAACTTCAAAGCGGAGAGATCAGGCGCGAGCCTGGATGCGTTTGTCGAATGGTTGCGTGAGAGCCAGAACGCGGGTCTTGCGGAGACCATCGCCCAAAACAAGGCACTCGCCGACGAGTTGTCCAAGTTGCTATCGGTCAACCATCAAGACCTGGTCTCGCGGCTGAGCACACTGCAGGACCAGATCGCGTCGATTGCCAGCAGCATCGAAGGGTTTGGGGGACTTGTGAATGTGCTCGCTGCCGCGCCCAAGCTCTCAAGCCAGGCCCGGTCAATCCTGAGCCAGCTTGTTGAATCCCGCGCTCAGTATGCGATGGAGCACAAGCTCAGCACGGGTCGGCCCCCTGAGATTCAGTTCATTGGAGCTCCTGCTGCGGGTCAAATTCAGTACGACGAACCCCGGTTCGTGAACGAGGACCTGGACTCCCTCGTCGCCGCTGGGCTCTTGCGCGTTGAGTTCGCCAGCAAGGGCTCCCGGAAGTTCTTCGCAACGCGCGAGGCGATCGAATTCGTCAGGAACAACGGTTGAACTAGCCTGGCAGGCTGTAGGAGACGTTGGTGTCGGTGACGAGAACGAGCCCCTGCGCCTGAAGCTCGCTGACCAAGGCGACCAGTTCCTCTGCGGGAACCTGCTTCTGAAAGAGCGAGCTGATCGCGTTCATCAGCGTCTTCATCTTGCGCGGACGCGCAGCGCCACGCGTCTTCAGGTGCTCGACGATGATCGCCAGCTTCTCAGCTGACGATTTCGCGTTCGAGACCTTGAGCAGCGGAATCTCGGTCACGTCGCGCCAGCGCGCGGCGAAGATCTTCCGGTCCTTCAGATGCCGGATCAGCGGATCGAAGCCGGTGTCCTTCGAGATGATGTGAAAGTACGGACTGCCTTCCTGCAGGGCGAGCTGGCCGATATAGAAGGCGATGTGGAAATCCAGCGCGTTCGGACCGCTGCCTGCGATCTTAACGTAGTCGGCCCTGCTGCCCATGCGCTGCAGCGCGGCGGCGGTTTCAAACGAGACCTTGGCCTGCGTCGCGCCGACAAAGACGATCAGCCGAAAGTGCTCCTCATGCAGAACGGACAGCGCCTCAGGCTGGACGCTCTCATAGTCGATGAGGACGTAGTTGATGCGCAGGCCCATTCTTGTTTCGAGTTGGATGGTGTGGCGGCCATCATAGCCAGGGCCTCACATACGACGGAATGCCCGCAGGCAAGCGCCTGCGGGGCAGCCGGTCACCACCAAGAGTCGTAGAAGACGAACGCACCGGCGGCCAACGCAGCACGCACCGCCGCGATGAAGGCGCGATCAAGCGCGATGTCTTCAGGGCAAGTTACGCCGAAGAACAAGCCCGTCGTTTCGGGCAAGCCGCTTTCATCGAGTGCCCTCTCCAGCGCATCGAGGTCTTCGGCGTCGATCCGCATCGGCACGCAGTTAAAGATTTCCGCGGTGCCGCCCTCGCTGCGATAGAGCTGTTCCATCCAGCCATGCAGGCTCGGATGCTTGCGCCAGTAGGCGATCTGCACCGCGTCCTCTGGCACCACCGTGAGGTCCACCGCTGGAATTGGCGCTTTGGTTGTGTAGGCGGACATGTCAAGTCCCATCTGTTGTTCTACTTTGTTGGGGTTTCATCAACGTGAGAACAAAGGACCGGACGCGCAGCGGGCAGCGTCACCCGTCCGGGGAACGGCCAACACGGGAGCGACAGCGAATGGAGCGGGCAGGCCGTTGACGGTGTCCGGCGACCGGTCAGGTTTCACGGCAACTGCATGAAACCCGGCAAGAGGAAAAAAGCGTAGATGGAGGGCATTTGTGTCCGTCGGTGCAAGCGACGGTTCAGGTGGAAGGCCCCGGGCGCGCAGCCTGGGCCGCTGGCACGAGGCTGAGTCGTGTGGTGTCAAGCACCCATGAACGAAGAAAACCGTATTGCGTCCATCGGCTGGGGCTCTCTCGTCTGGGACGCACGCGACCTGCCGCTTCTGAGCGAATGGCGTAAGGACGGTCCATCGCTGCCGGTCGAATTCGCGCGGGAATCAGGCGGACGCAGGATCACGCTGGTGATCTGCAAGGACACGCCGAGGGTGCAGACGCTGTGGGCGATAGCCGACGCCGTGGACGTTGCGACAGCGCGGCAGCAACTTGGCGTGCGCGAACACCAAAAAGCGAGCCCCGAATGGATCGAGACCGAGATCGGCTGTTGGGACAAGCGAAGCGGCAGGTCGCACGGCGGAGAGGCGGAAACGATAGTCGCATGGGCGGAAGCCAAGGGACTGGCGGGAGCCGTCTGGACAAATCTGCCTTGTGGATTCAGCGCCGTTGCCTTGTCGCCCACAGACATCGAGGTGGTGAGAATATCGTAGTAGGTCAGCATCCGCTTCGCGGTAAGAGGCATTGACAGCTTTGAATCATTATTGGATCTTTCAGTAAATGCAAGCATCACTGCAATCTGTTGCTGAGCTATTTGATTAACGTATCCTGATCCACGCGCCTCGTACCCTCTCCTTCTCACATATATCGCCCTCGCTTCGCGTGACCTGCCCCCTTCAAACGTACCAATATTGAGTTAGAGAGTCCAAGGCTGTGGAGACTACTTGATCTCCGGCGATTGCCTTGCATCGCCAGCGCGCTGGCGATGCAAGGCGGCGAACCTGGCTGGCGGGATTCGGCCCAGCGAACTGTGGGGCCGCACCTCGTTGTAGTCGCGTCGCCACCGGGCGATCTCTCGCCTGGCCTGCGCGAGCGACTCGAACCACTGTTCGTTCAGGCATTCATCGCGGAACTTGCCGTTGAAGCTCTCGATATAGGCGTTCTGGGTCGGACAGCCCGCGTCGTTGAGCAGGTGCCGAACGCCACGCGCAGCGGCCCAGGCCACGAAGGCCCGGCTGGTGAACTCCGGCCCCTGGTCGGTGCGGATCGCCAACGGGTAGCCGCGGAACTGCGCTGCCTGGTCCAGCAAGCGCACGACGTACTCGCCACCCATGCCGTGGTCCACTGCAATTTCCACGCACTCGCGGCTGAAGTCGTCCACCACCGTCAGGCATTTGATGCGCCGGCCGTTGGACAGTGCATCCATCACGAAGTCCATGCTCCAGGTTTCGTTGATGTGTCGGCTGGCTGCCAGCGGCTGGCGCTCGCCGGTGCCCCGCTTGACCTTGCGGCGCTTGCGCACCGACAAGTTGGCCAACTTGTACAGCCGCCACACGCGCTTGTGGTCCACCTGATGACCCTCAAGGCTCAACAGATCTTGGATGCGCCGGTAGCCAAAGCGTCTGCGCTCATGCGCCAGTTCGACGATGCGCGTGATCAGGCTGGCCGTGGCCTCATCCATGTTGGGCGGCTCTCGGTAGCTGGTCCTGGACAACCCCGCATAGCGACAGGCGCGGCGCTCGCTGATGGACAGTTCCTCAACCATCCTGGCAGCGGCCTGGCGCCTGGCCTGCGGGGTCAGCGCTTTACCCCGAGGCCCACCTTCAGTGCTTCGATGTGCAGGTGGGCTTCAGCCAGCAATTTCTTGAGCTTGGCGTTCTCGCTCTCGATGTCACGCAGCCGCGTGGCCTCACTGGCCTGCATGCCGCCGAACTTGGCGCGCAACTTGTAGAAGGTCGCATCGCTGAAGCCGCCCAGGCGACACAGTTCCTTGATCGCCATACCGCCCTCAGCCTGCCTGAGAAATCCGATGATCTGCTCGTCGGTGAATCTGCTCTTCTTCGTGTCCGTTCTTTCTCTGAAAACGGACTCTACTAACCTTCAACTGGTACGCCCTATGGGGAGCAGGTCACAAGACGGAAAAGTTCGTGCGCGAATCTACGCGAGAGGTTGAGCAACGCCAGGCTTTGTTACGCTCGAGGAATACGGACCGCAATCAAGTCTGCCACCTCGGAGAATTGGGTCGCAATGACACCTAGCTGACGCGCAACGTCGACTTGGGAACCCATTCGGAGCTTCGATGCTAGAGAGTTGTCCATGTTCAGGCGTGTCTAATATTCTGTGGAACGCTTCAGTACGCGCGCTATCACAACTGCGTGCCCCGAAACGGCAGGTCGCGACGCTCATCAAGTGATTGACTCATATCTACTTTGAGCGGTCTGGCGCGGCATCCCGTGGACATAAACTTCCAAGGCGAAGCCAACGTCCACTTTTGGGCCGCCTCGCGCCAGTCGCACTAGGCCTCCAGTTTCTTTCGTTACACCCACGCGTCGGGCGACTCACTCGTCGGACTAGATTGAGCCCACCACGTTAGCAAATTTGCCAGCTGCAGCAAGCCGGCTTCGCCCGCAGCGATGCCACCCAGTGCTCCCACGCCGTGAGCCTTGATGAAATCGAGCTTGCCCAGTGACTCCACGGCAGCATCGCCGGGGAGAACAAGGACGCAAGGCGATGGTCTGCGACCATTGAGCCTGAGCGCATCGTGATAAATGTGAGCCGACTCCATTACCTGCAGGACGTTTTCGCGACCGCTTCGCCACTTAGCATCAAGAATCATGGCGCGGCGTTCACTACCAGTCCTCAGCACGAGGAGTATGTCTGGCCTACGCTCGCGCGAGATGCTCCAACCGACGCGCTTTTGATGGCGGGCTCTCGGCCGGGAACTGAGCTTGGAAATACATGTCCAGCTGCCTTCCATCAGGGAGAGCACACCGGTGTGCCAACTGCGCCGAAACGGCCTCTGGCACGAATTGGCAACTGACGCAGCCGAAGGTGTTGGCCACGGTTTCCAGCACGGCAAGGTAGCACCACGTTTCGTAGATACCCCAGGAGTGCGTCACGTGCAGCATGTCTTGCTCGCTGTCACCTTCCACGCCGCTTGCCAGCGCCATCGAGCCCAGTCGCCAAGCTCGGCTGTACAGCGGATGGGCCGCCATCTGGGTCAATCCTGCCGCGGTGGGCTCGCTTGGAGACACTTCGGAAA from Variovorax paradoxus includes these protein-coding regions:
- a CDS encoding branched-chain amino acid ABC transporter permease produces the protein MTEFVQQVVAGFVNGCIYAMLALALVMIYRATHHVNFAQGEMAMFSTYIAWSLLEAGVPYWAAGIAAIAFGFVAGALIERVALRPLHNAPLLSIVTVFVALMIIIQSAAGLLFGHESHSFASPFEAWSPLGQGMLSGHALGTVAVTLAVLLAMSAFFRFTRLGLAMRAAALNPLSSALSGVSVSRLLMIGWGVAGAIGAVAGLLATPVVFLGPHMMAGIMIYGFAAAVVGGVDSPPGAILGGLVLGIGENLLGAYVTGNELKLTIALVLMFAILVVRPQGLLGGKAVQRV
- a CDS encoding branched-chain amino acid ABC transporter permease — its product is MRLLVAPATAWLAVLAIACVAVASLLPSYWAFKLSSVLILALAVRGLQLLIGSSGQISLGHGAFFAVGAYTAGILLSHQWLPFYVIVPAAMAVCGLFGFLFGLPATRLAGPYLALATFTLAVALPQLLKHPLLEPWTGGVSGLSLDPPAAPFGIEFLQPDAWNLLLTAAWTALIYGVLRRLLNGPAGLAWITLRDHPTAALAVGVDVRKWRATAFAVSAATVGAAGALNTGLTHFVSPDSFPIFLSLSLLVGVALAGPSSSVGTFVAAVFLSFVPDVAEKLSQELTGVLYGAVMLGAVFVLPLLSKWRGRMAVSDRAAAPPLNPIDIKEK
- a CDS encoding SDR family NAD(P)-dependent oxidoreductase, producing the protein MLNRNRPLEGQVAVVTGATRGVGKGVALALGEAGALVYATGRTLEAGASNWPGSLQETADEIAQRGGLCIPIVCDHGDDASVKRVFERVHDEQDAAIDILVNNVFAAPSHMPVNVPFWELEDGLWENLLRVGLRSHYIASRCAAPKMVARRKGLIVNTSSGGAVRYTFNVPFGVQKAGVDKMAKDMAHDLKPFNVAAVVIWPGFIKSEKFLVQPDRVPAPLAKRIMESGESSEFAGRAVVGLAADPAIMEKSGRLHLVAELAQEYGFTDIDGRMPAAPSRV
- a CDS encoding YqaE/Pmp3 family membrane protein, which encodes MRLILAILLPFVAFFTIGRPIAGIICLILQVTLIGWLPAAIWAVYALSQYKTDRKIERALSARRNT
- a CDS encoding helix-turn-helix transcriptional regulator encodes the protein MSATRIGAQVRALRVATDVSGGALAQASGISASMISRIERGLVSPSVDTLDRLAESLRVPVSRLFAEREIRADFCHVPAGCGLVVDRSGAALDYRHELLGHLLSGHILVEPHLVTLLPSAEPFVTSQHHGVKFLYFLSGEVTYRYGSKTVSVRAGDSLLFDANVQHGIEAFQHQPVSYLSVVLARRD
- a CDS encoding helix-turn-helix transcriptional regulator produces the protein MQTLAHREPISIALGKRLKELRIEADRSQAELAFDCELDRTYISLMERGLANPSLWTLGTVAFALKTTVSDLLLGNTHVVQPSMGEHSRKRRVNQASHEPKPATGNRRSQLR
- a CDS encoding transposase; translation: MDTSVALSEGRRRRRKHSAEFKAHVVAACSKPGVSLASVAMANGVNANLVRRWTKDADSEREDFEGVVVAKRVKETTTKFVPLPLPSPAPLSDIRVELQRGAIKIVVTWPATAAAQCAAWMRELLQ
- the tnpB gene encoding IS66 family insertion sequence element accessory protein TnpB — translated: MIRIDAMWLAVEPIDMRSGAERLLTRVVQVFGAAQAHHGYVFANARATLIKLLVHDGFGLWCAARRLNEGRFAWPVPGSNALPALTQSQFDALVVGLPWQRLQQMQLITRT
- a CDS encoding phosphoglycerate kinase, whose product is MGLDMSAYTTKAPIPAVDLTVVPEDAVQIAYWRKHPSLHGWMEQLYRSEGGTAEIFNCVPMRIDAEDLDALERALDESGLPETTGLFFGVTCPEDIALDRAFIAAVRAALAAGAFVFYDSWW